A region from the Desulfitobacterium dehalogenans ATCC 51507 genome encodes:
- the dsrB gene encoding dissimilatory-type sulfite reductase subunit beta, with protein MAILDQGPLNYKEQLPPIIKENYGKWRYHENPKPGVLKHVSESGAELYSIRVGSPRLVSLDFIREICELADEYCDGYLRFTARHNVEFLVSDAAKVEPLIAALGAKGLPVGGTGASISNIVHTQGWVHCHTPATDASGVVKAVMDDLYEYFVSMKLPAQMKMSLACCLNMCGAAHCSDIAIVGVHRTPPRIDHDKIRKGTEIPSLVASCPTGAIRPNPKEKSVVVNDAKCMYCGNCYTMAPGMEIIDPENDGIAILVGGKVANARTNPMFSRMVIPFLPNNPPRWPEVTEAVRNIVETWAAHAHKGEKMGEWIERIGWERFFTLTGIEFTDKLIDDFIFSRETFRTSAAFKY; from the coding sequence ATGGCAATTTTAGATCAGGGGCCACTAAATTATAAAGAACAGCTGCCGCCCATCATTAAAGAGAATTACGGGAAATGGCGTTACCATGAAAATCCGAAACCAGGCGTTTTGAAACACGTTTCAGAATCCGGTGCAGAATTATACAGCATCCGTGTTGGTTCTCCCCGCCTTGTGTCCCTGGATTTCATTCGAGAAATTTGTGAACTGGCTGATGAATATTGTGATGGCTACCTTCGTTTCACTGCCCGTCACAATGTGGAGTTCTTAGTATCTGATGCGGCTAAAGTTGAACCTTTGATCGCAGCTCTTGGCGCAAAAGGTCTTCCCGTAGGCGGAACAGGCGCATCCATCAGCAACATCGTTCATACTCAAGGTTGGGTCCACTGCCATACGCCTGCTACCGACGCCTCCGGTGTGGTTAAAGCAGTTATGGATGATCTCTATGAGTACTTTGTTTCCATGAAATTGCCTGCTCAAATGAAAATGAGCTTAGCTTGCTGTCTGAACATGTGCGGCGCTGCCCACTGCAGTGACATAGCAATCGTTGGTGTTCACAGAACACCACCTCGCATCGACCATGATAAGATCCGCAAGGGAACTGAAATTCCCAGCCTAGTGGCCAGCTGCCCAACAGGCGCCATCCGTCCCAATCCCAAGGAAAAGAGTGTCGTAGTTAACGACGCAAAATGTATGTACTGCGGCAACTGCTACACCATGGCACCCGGTATGGAGATTATCGACCCAGAAAACGATGGAATCGCCATCTTAGTTGGTGGTAAGGTAGCTAATGCCCGGACTAACCCCATGTTCTCCCGGATGGTTATCCCCTTCCTGCCTAACAACCCGCCTCGCTGGCCGGAAGTCACCGAAGCCGTTCGCAACATCGTTGAGACATGGGCGGCTCATGCTCATAAAGGTGAGAAAATGGGTGAATGGATCGAGAGAATTGGTTGGGAAAGATTCTTTACCTTAACCGGTATCGAATTCACCGACAAGCTCATCGACGACTTCATCTTCTCCAGAGAAACCTTCCGTACATCTGCAGCGTTCAAATATTAA
- a CDS encoding RsbRD N-terminal domain-containing protein: MDKALRNLLTEKKSLIIEKWCREIINTYPKDTAQFLREKRDEFANPIGNTINQGIEQTFTALVQENKEDEVHLFLKDMIKVRAVQSFTASQAVSFVFPLKRIIREELGKVAEEERMAKALLEFETQIDQLALASFDIYSECRDKLADLKTMELRNMTYRLLQQADLVTPRSDTEPEEPNSEPEPFLVNTKRKEVVT, translated from the coding sequence ATGGATAAGGCCTTAAGAAATCTCCTCACGGAAAAAAAATCCCTCATCATTGAGAAATGGTGTCGGGAAATCATCAATACCTATCCCAAAGACACAGCCCAATTTCTAAGAGAAAAACGTGATGAGTTTGCAAATCCTATAGGAAACACCATCAACCAGGGTATTGAGCAAACCTTTACAGCCTTAGTCCAAGAAAATAAAGAAGATGAAGTGCATTTATTTTTAAAGGATATGATTAAGGTGAGGGCGGTACAGAGTTTTACTGCTTCCCAGGCTGTGAGTTTTGTGTTCCCCTTAAAAAGGATAATTCGAGAAGAACTGGGCAAGGTGGCTGAAGAAGAGCGTATGGCCAAGGCTCTTCTGGAGTTTGAAACTCAAATTGACCAGTTAGCACTTGCTTCTTTTGATATATATTCAGAATGTCGCGATAAGCTAGCGGATCTCAAGACGATGGAATTAAGAAATATGACCTACCGGCTATTGCAACAAGCGGACTTAGTAACACCCCGTTCTGATACGGAACCTGAGGAACCAAATTCTGAACCAGAACCCTTTCTGGTCAATACCAAGAGAAAAGAGGTTGTAACGTGA
- the dsrM gene encoding sulfate reduction electron transfer complex DsrMKJOP subunit DsrM, whose protein sequence is MKALFSLIAVLILMLIPLAGVGLANLQGLFGIILPYAAIILFLGGFIYRVIGWARTPVPFRIPTTVGQGKSFDWVKQNKIENPTSNIGVILRMAMEVFLFRSLFRNSKTELRNGENGPQLAHGSNKWLWLFGLMFHWSLLIILIRHLRLFLEPVPAVISSLDSLDSFFQIGLPALYITDILIVAALTFLFLRRVVVPQVKTISLAADYFPLFLLMGIAATGMLMRYIFRVDIAGIKEFAVGLLTFTPHIPEGIGTIFYVHLFFVSCLFAYFPLSKLMHMGGIFMNPTRNMKCNNRMERHINPWNYPVEVHTYEEYEDDFRTKMMKAGIPVEKE, encoded by the coding sequence GTGAAAGCCTTATTTTCTTTAATCGCTGTATTAATATTGATGCTTATTCCTCTGGCAGGAGTAGGGCTGGCCAATTTACAGGGTCTATTTGGCATTATTCTTCCCTATGCAGCCATCATCCTATTCTTAGGGGGATTCATCTATCGGGTCATCGGTTGGGCCCGTACCCCTGTGCCTTTCCGAATCCCAACCACTGTAGGTCAAGGCAAGTCCTTTGACTGGGTTAAGCAAAATAAGATTGAGAACCCCACCTCCAACATCGGAGTCATCCTCAGAATGGCTATGGAAGTTTTTCTCTTCCGGTCCTTATTCCGAAATTCCAAGACCGAGCTGAGGAATGGGGAGAATGGCCCCCAATTGGCCCATGGCTCCAATAAATGGCTCTGGCTCTTTGGCCTTATGTTTCACTGGTCCTTATTAATCATCCTCATTCGTCACTTAAGATTGTTTTTGGAGCCGGTTCCGGCGGTTATCAGTTCCTTGGATAGTCTGGACAGTTTCTTCCAGATTGGCTTACCTGCTCTCTATATTACCGACATTCTTATTGTCGCCGCATTGACCTTTCTCTTCCTGCGGAGAGTTGTGGTTCCTCAAGTGAAAACCATCTCTCTGGCCGCTGATTACTTCCCCCTCTTCCTTCTCATGGGAATCGCAGCAACAGGAATGCTCATGCGTTATATATTCAGAGTGGATATCGCCGGCATCAAGGAATTTGCCGTTGGGTTACTCACTTTCACCCCTCATATCCCTGAAGGAATCGGCACCATTTTTTATGTTCATCTGTTCTTTGTAAGCTGCTTATTTGCCTATTTCCCCTTAAGCAAGCTGATGCATATGGGGGGGATCTTCATGAACCCTACCCGGAACATGAAGTGCAACAACCGTATGGAAAGACATATCAACCCTTGGAACTATCCCGTTGAAGTCCATACTTATGAAGAGTATGAGGACGATTTCAGAACGAAAATGATGAAGGCGGGTATCCCGGTGGAGAAGGAGTGA
- the dsrK gene encoding sulfate reduction electron transfer complex DsrMKJOP subunit DsrK, with protein sequence MAKYKLPKSEELSKIDYKPGSTDWMDTPVTTPFEPGTFCWGAKGRNLETVGFPNARDWSPVDEDWQLPENWKSTVIEGIGERLTKYRSFKIMMDICVRCGACADKCHFYIGSGDPKNMPVLRAELLRSVYRRYFTPSGKFLGRLAGARDLTPEVIKEWWYYFYQCTECRRCSVFCPYGIDQAEITIIGRELLNLLGLNIDWIAGPVANCYMKGNHLGLEPHAITGNIEMMCDDIEDITGIRVEPTFNRKGAEILFVTPSGDLMGDPGIYTCMGYLMLFHELGLDYTWSTYASEGGNFGFFTSNEMAKRLNSKIYAEAKRLGVKYIIGGECGHMWRVVNQYMGTWNEPADFLEVPVSPITGTRFDNAASTKMIHIAEFTADLIKHGKLKLDPSRNDHLKVTYHDSCNTSRGMGLLDEPRYIIQNVCNNFYEMPESTIREKTFCCGSGSGLNASENMEERMRGGFPRANAVKYVQDKYGVNMLANICAVDRAAFPALMDYWTPGVGVTGVHELVANALVMTGEKERTTDLRGEDLPEKGVTSDE encoded by the coding sequence ATGGCAAAATATAAACTCCCTAAGTCGGAAGAACTGTCCAAGATAGATTATAAGCCCGGCTCCACGGACTGGATGGATACCCCTGTCACGACCCCCTTCGAACCGGGTACCTTCTGCTGGGGCGCCAAGGGCAGAAACCTGGAAACAGTAGGGTTTCCCAACGCCCGGGATTGGTCTCCTGTAGATGAAGACTGGCAGTTGCCGGAGAACTGGAAATCCACAGTCATCGAAGGAATCGGTGAGCGGCTGACCAAGTATCGTTCCTTTAAAATCATGATGGACATCTGTGTCCGTTGCGGAGCTTGTGCCGACAAATGTCATTTCTACATCGGGTCCGGGGATCCCAAGAACATGCCGGTTCTCAGAGCTGAGCTCTTGCGTTCCGTTTATAGAAGATATTTTACCCCCTCCGGAAAATTTCTGGGACGTCTGGCCGGTGCCAGAGACCTTACTCCAGAGGTTATTAAAGAATGGTGGTATTATTTCTATCAGTGTACAGAATGCCGCCGCTGTTCCGTCTTCTGTCCTTACGGCATCGATCAGGCGGAGATCACCATCATCGGCCGGGAATTGCTGAACCTTTTAGGGCTGAATATTGACTGGATCGCCGGACCTGTGGCCAACTGTTATATGAAGGGTAACCACTTGGGCCTGGAGCCCCATGCCATCACCGGAAACATAGAAATGATGTGTGATGATATCGAAGACATCACCGGAATTCGTGTAGAACCGACCTTCAACCGCAAGGGTGCAGAGATTCTCTTCGTCACTCCCTCCGGAGACTTAATGGGGGATCCGGGAATCTACACCTGCATGGGCTATCTTATGCTCTTCCATGAATTGGGTCTGGACTACACCTGGAGCACCTATGCTTCTGAAGGAGGAAACTTCGGCTTCTTTACCTCCAACGAAATGGCCAAACGCTTAAATTCCAAGATCTATGCAGAAGCCAAACGACTTGGGGTCAAGTATATCATTGGCGGCGAGTGCGGTCATATGTGGCGGGTCGTCAATCAGTATATGGGTACTTGGAACGAACCGGCTGATTTCCTGGAAGTTCCGGTATCACCCATCACAGGAACCCGCTTTGATAACGCGGCTTCCACCAAAATGATTCATATTGCGGAATTTACGGCAGATCTGATCAAGCACGGTAAATTGAAACTGGACCCAAGCCGCAACGACCATCTTAAGGTCACCTATCACGACTCCTGTAATACTTCCCGTGGTATGGGACTCTTGGATGAACCCCGCTATATTATCCAAAATGTCTGCAATAATTTCTATGAAATGCCGGAAAGCACCATCCGTGAAAAAACCTTCTGCTGTGGCAGCGGTTCCGGACTCAATGCTTCCGAGAATATGGAAGAGCGTATGAGAGGCGGCTTCCCCAGAGCTAATGCTGTAAAATATGTTCAAGACAAATATGGTGTCAATATGTTAGCCAATATCTGCGCTGTGGACAGAGCTGCTTTCCCGGCCCTCATGGACTACTGGACCCCCGGAGTGGGTGTCACCGGAGTGCATGAACTAGTGGCCAATGCCCTGGTCATGACGGGTGAAAAGGAAAGAACCACAGACCTGCGCGGCGAGGATTTACCCGAAAAGGGGGTAACATCAGATGAATAA
- the dsrJ gene encoding sulfate reduction electron transfer complex DsrMKJOP subunit DsrJ yields the protein MNKGGKTIGGLLIFAVIAIMPFLYNMGKADAKPQINTDTPVIRELGATQCIESTAFMRENHMQLLLEWRDAVVREGKTTYTNSQGEQFEMSLQNTCLNCHNDTPETVYYTAETASLGDNQFCYSCHNYAAVEPDCWACHTGPREAEK from the coding sequence ATGAATAAGGGAGGAAAAACAATCGGCGGTCTTTTGATCTTTGCGGTAATCGCCATCATGCCCTTCCTTTACAATATGGGTAAGGCGGATGCCAAGCCACAGATCAACACGGATACCCCGGTGATACGTGAATTAGGGGCAACCCAGTGCATCGAAAGCACGGCATTCATGAGAGAAAACCATATGCAGCTCTTGTTGGAATGGCGGGATGCTGTAGTTCGCGAAGGGAAAACGACCTACACCAACAGTCAAGGAGAACAATTTGAAATGAGTCTCCAGAACACCTGCCTGAACTGTCATAACGATACGCCTGAAACGGTTTACTACACAGCCGAAACAGCCAGCCTGGGTGATAACCAGTTCTGCTACTCCTGCCACAATTATGCGGCAGTGGAGCCTGATTGTTGGGCATGCCATACCGGGCCAAGGGAGGCAGAGAAATGA
- the dsrO gene encoding sulfate reduction electron transfer complex DsrMKJOP subunit DsrO, which yields MSINRRDFLKKAGVIAALGLGGAVTLDAFELLEPLKAADFTSENKLAAQRWAMVIDMSKLTQGDIDEIIKGCHELHNVPDMGNPKDEIKWIWTDTYEHVFPGDENHYLDEKTKTMPFLTLCNHCNYPPCVRVCPTQATFRREDGVVGMDMHRCIGCRFCMAACPYGARSFNYWDPKPHIAKINPEYPHRTKGVVEKCNFCMDRLDQGLEPVCVEKSKGALVFGDLEDPHSEVRKLLSTHYSIRRKPELGSQPSVYYLIGGEERA from the coding sequence ATGAGCATCAATCGAAGAGATTTTTTGAAGAAAGCCGGAGTTATCGCTGCCCTGGGGTTAGGCGGAGCTGTTACCCTGGATGCCTTTGAACTCTTGGAACCTCTTAAAGCAGCAGATTTTACAAGTGAAAATAAATTAGCTGCTCAGCGCTGGGCCATGGTTATCGATATGAGCAAACTCACTCAGGGGGATATCGACGAAATCATCAAAGGCTGTCACGAGCTTCATAATGTCCCGGATATGGGGAATCCCAAGGATGAAATCAAGTGGATCTGGACGGATACCTATGAACATGTCTTCCCTGGTGACGAAAACCATTATCTGGACGAAAAGACAAAGACGATGCCTTTCCTGACTCTTTGCAATCACTGTAACTATCCCCCTTGTGTCCGCGTCTGTCCTACTCAGGCTACCTTCAGACGAGAAGATGGGGTAGTGGGAATGGATATGCACCGCTGTATCGGCTGCCGCTTCTGTATGGCCGCCTGTCCCTACGGAGCACGCAGTTTTAACTACTGGGATCCCAAACCTCATATTGCGAAGATCAATCCGGAATATCCACACAGAACAAAAGGCGTCGTAGAAAAATGCAATTTCTGCATGGATCGCCTGGATCAAGGACTTGAACCTGTCTGTGTGGAGAAATCCAAAGGAGCACTTGTCTTTGGCGATTTGGAAGACCCACATTCTGAAGTGAGAAAACTATTAAGCACCCATTATTCCATTCGCCGTAAGCCGGAATTGGGCTCACAGCCCAGTGTCTACTATCTGATCGGGGGTGAGGAGCGTGCTTGA
- the dsrP gene encoding sulfate reduction electron transfer complex DsrMKJOP subunit DsrP, protein MLEKSLSGSKRYWLWVGFLLAVILVGFLAYLRQYNEGLGVTGMSRDVSWGLYISQFTFLVGVAASAVMVAIPYYLHNYKKFGKIVILGEFLAVPSVIMCILFIFVDVGRPDRILNVLLHPTPHSVMFWDMCVLCGYLLLNLVIGWTALGSERKGFPPPAWVKPLIYLSIPWAVSIHTVTAFLYSGMPGRHLWLTAIMAARFLASAFAAGPALLILLCMIVRKVSTFDPGKEAIQSLAKIVTYAMIANVFFYILEFFTAFYSNIPGHMHPLQYLFAGLHGYGQLVPFMWVAVVLAFVGIFLLVVPKFRRNEKILPFALLSVFIAAWIDKGLGLVLGGFVPTPLEHVVEYTPTATELAITFMIYAIGALLITILYKVVIGVREEI, encoded by the coding sequence GTGCTTGAGAAATCCTTATCCGGCAGTAAAAGATATTGGCTATGGGTCGGCTTCTTGCTGGCAGTTATCCTTGTAGGGTTTTTAGCTTACCTGAGGCAATATAACGAGGGCCTGGGAGTCACCGGCATGAGCAGAGATGTCAGCTGGGGCCTTTACATTTCCCAATTTACCTTCTTAGTAGGAGTCGCCGCCTCTGCAGTTATGGTTGCCATTCCCTATTACCTTCATAATTACAAGAAGTTTGGCAAAATCGTGATTCTCGGAGAATTCTTAGCCGTACCTTCCGTCATCATGTGTATCCTGTTCATCTTCGTGGATGTGGGACGTCCCGACAGAATTCTGAACGTTTTGCTGCATCCCACACCCCATTCCGTTATGTTCTGGGATATGTGTGTATTATGCGGATATCTGCTCCTCAACCTCGTGATTGGCTGGACTGCTTTAGGATCAGAACGCAAAGGATTCCCACCTCCGGCTTGGGTTAAGCCTCTGATTTATCTTTCTATTCCCTGGGCGGTCAGCATTCACACCGTAACAGCTTTCCTCTACTCCGGGATGCCGGGAAGACATCTTTGGCTTACGGCCATCATGGCAGCCCGCTTCTTAGCCTCAGCTTTTGCAGCTGGACCTGCCTTGTTGATTCTTCTCTGCATGATCGTCCGCAAGGTAAGCACATTCGACCCAGGAAAGGAAGCCATTCAATCCTTAGCTAAAATTGTCACTTATGCTATGATTGCCAATGTATTCTTCTATATCCTGGAGTTCTTCACCGCATTTTACAGTAATATTCCCGGACACATGCATCCTTTGCAATACCTCTTCGCAGGTCTGCATGGATATGGTCAATTGGTACCCTTTATGTGGGTTGCTGTCGTTCTTGCCTTTGTGGGGATCTTCTTACTGGTTGTCCCTAAATTCCGGCGAAACGAAAAAATCTTACCTTTCGCTCTTCTCTCTGTCTTCATAGCGGCTTGGATCGATAAAGGGTTAGGTTTGGTCTTAGGCGGATTTGTTCCTACCCCATTGGAACATGTGGTGGAATACACCCCGACGGCCACGGAACTGGCGATTACCTTTATGATCTATGCCATCGGTGCCCTGCTCATCACGATCCTCTACAAAGTCGTCATTGGTGTCAGAGAAGAGATATAA
- a CDS encoding TusE/DsrC/DsvC family sulfur relay protein: protein MAELVVNGVSYELDEDGFLEDASEWNEDVARALAPNEDVEELTEEHWRVINYLRDYFDQYGVAPMVRKLLKDTGYDQKTIYNLFPTGPGKGACKIAGLPKPTGCV from the coding sequence ATGGCTGAATTAGTAGTAAATGGAGTGTCCTACGAACTCGACGAAGACGGCTTCTTAGAAGATGCTTCCGAATGGAATGAGGACGTAGCGAGAGCTTTAGCTCCTAACGAAGATGTAGAAGAACTTACCGAAGAGCATTGGAGGGTGATCAATTACCTCCGTGACTACTTTGACCAATATGGGGTAGCTCCCATGGTCCGTAAACTTCTCAAAGATACCGGCTACGATCAAAAAACCATCTACAATCTGTTCCCAACAGGCCCTGGAAAAGGCGCCTGTAAAATCGCCGGACTTCCCAAACCAACCGGTTGCGTATAA
- a CDS encoding cobyrinate a,c-diamide synthase: MTINNENPQMNTLSIPRLVIGAPQGRSGKTTFTLGLLRALSRQGIPVQPYKKGPDYIDTSWHTAAAGRVSRNLDSFMMNQDDICRSLAQHSQDCQFSLIEGAMGLFDGLDINGSASTAEIAKVTSSPVLLVLDATRITRSLGAIVMGCQHFDPNINIVGVVLNKIARARHEKLARETIEQYCRIPVVGAIPKDSRILIPDRHLGLVTNGEWSETDTFLDNLADVVSESVDIAKIMELARTAAPLSFSTPNFSVSQGYSLKAKPSAPRIGVIRDAAFSFYYPENLDALESKGAELVTISALSNKYLPKDLDALYIGGGFPEVFAEQLANNGTLREEIRLAGEDGLPIYAECGGLMFLGRSIITGDGSYDMVGLLPLDTKMEKKPQGHGYTVMKVLENNLWFRQQKVRGHEFHNSSVLNLDRAKIQFGFEVERGHGIDGKHEGICYKGVFAAYNHIHALGSPDWAEQMVKLAAQHKERRSKIIFELFKSS; the protein is encoded by the coding sequence ATGACCATTAATAATGAAAATCCACAAATGAATACTCTCAGTATCCCTCGCTTGGTTATCGGGGCCCCTCAGGGGCGAAGCGGAAAGACAACCTTTACCCTTGGACTCCTGCGTGCTTTAAGCCGACAAGGCATTCCTGTTCAACCCTACAAAAAAGGTCCGGATTACATTGATACCAGTTGGCATACTGCCGCCGCCGGAAGAGTATCCCGCAACCTGGACTCCTTCATGATGAATCAGGATGATATCTGCCGATCCCTGGCGCAGCACTCTCAGGATTGTCAATTCAGTCTTATTGAGGGTGCTATGGGTCTTTTCGACGGCTTAGATATTAATGGCAGCGCTTCCACAGCTGAGATAGCTAAAGTAACGTCATCTCCTGTCCTGCTTGTTCTTGATGCAACCCGGATTACCCGCAGTTTAGGAGCTATTGTCATGGGATGCCAACACTTTGATCCCAATATTAATATTGTAGGCGTGGTGTTGAATAAAATAGCCCGTGCCCGGCATGAGAAGCTGGCCAGGGAAACCATCGAACAATACTGCCGGATTCCAGTAGTCGGGGCGATCCCTAAAGATTCGCGGATTCTGATTCCTGATCGTCATCTGGGACTAGTCACCAATGGAGAATGGTCTGAGACCGATACCTTTCTGGATAATCTTGCTGATGTAGTTAGTGAAAGCGTAGACATAGCCAAAATTATGGAACTGGCACGGACTGCTGCCCCTCTTTCTTTCTCAACTCCAAATTTTTCTGTATCTCAGGGATATTCACTTAAGGCAAAACCCTCTGCACCGCGCATCGGAGTGATCCGCGATGCGGCATTTTCCTTTTATTATCCGGAGAACTTGGATGCCCTTGAGTCTAAGGGAGCAGAATTGGTGACCATCAGTGCTCTTTCCAACAAATATTTGCCTAAGGATCTCGACGCCCTATATATTGGGGGAGGCTTTCCTGAAGTCTTTGCCGAGCAATTAGCCAACAACGGTACGCTTCGCGAGGAGATACGATTAGCAGGAGAGGACGGTTTACCCATCTATGCCGAGTGCGGAGGCCTCATGTTTTTAGGAAGGTCCATCATAACCGGTGATGGTTCCTATGACATGGTAGGATTGCTCCCTTTGGATACCAAGATGGAAAAGAAGCCCCAAGGACATGGTTATACTGTCATGAAAGTTCTGGAGAACAATCTTTGGTTTCGTCAACAGAAGGTCCGTGGCCATGAGTTTCATAACTCCAGTGTGCTTAACCTGGATCGAGCCAAGATTCAGTTTGGCTTTGAGGTGGAGCGGGGACACGGTATTGATGGCAAGCATGAGGGGATATGCTATAAGGGCGTATTTGCTGCTTATAATCATATTCATGCCCTGGGCTCTCCCGATTGGGCGGAACAAATGGTAAAGCTTGCAGCTCAGCACAAAGAACGGCGCTCAAAAATCATTTTTGAATTATTTAAAAGCAGCTGA
- a CDS encoding LysR family transcriptional regulator: MDKVFWVRKERRLLFEQQFVVFKEVADTKNITLAAKRLHMSQPSISLQIQNMENLYGARFFNRTNKGVTLTKAGEVFYDHVNNILNILSVAQQQISVLTEDQRALIYIGATLTIGEYILPSILAYLYKIRPDVDFKVKIANTETISQEVIEKRIHIGLIEGPAPRNKEIIVEKFWQDELVVVVPSFHPWATRHSITLAELSKERLIMREEGSGTRKVTELALKERGLESSQINVTMELGSTQAIKKVVAAGIGITIISSLTVSRECENGLFKVLKIQDSPVYRPLNILTLAHTSQTKDERFLINMLHDRDLIEDIISGNCEDDKDLYPCGCQEG; encoded by the coding sequence ATGGACAAGGTCTTTTGGGTAAGAAAGGAGCGAAGACTTTTGTTTGAACAACAGTTTGTCGTCTTTAAGGAAGTTGCGGATACGAAGAACATTACCCTGGCTGCGAAGCGCTTGCATATGAGTCAACCCAGCATCAGCCTGCAGATTCAGAATATGGAGAATCTCTATGGAGCACGTTTTTTCAATCGAACCAATAAGGGAGTTACCTTAACCAAAGCAGGGGAAGTTTTTTATGATCATGTGAATAATATACTAAACATTCTCTCCGTTGCCCAACAACAAATTAGTGTATTAACTGAAGATCAGAGGGCACTCATTTATATTGGGGCTACCCTGACCATTGGTGAATATATTCTGCCGAGTATTTTAGCTTACCTGTATAAGATCCGCCCCGATGTGGATTTTAAGGTAAAGATCGCCAACACTGAGACTATATCTCAAGAGGTTATCGAAAAACGCATTCATATCGGGCTTATCGAGGGTCCGGCTCCCCGTAATAAAGAAATTATCGTCGAGAAGTTTTGGCAGGATGAACTTGTGGTGGTTGTTCCTTCCTTCCATCCCTGGGCTACCCGCCACAGCATTACTTTGGCCGAACTTTCTAAGGAACGGCTCATTATGAGAGAGGAAGGCTCGGGTACACGCAAAGTTACCGAACTGGCTCTCAAGGAAAGGGGCCTTGAATCCTCTCAGATCAACGTAACCATGGAGCTGGGAAGTACCCAGGCCATCAAGAAGGTAGTGGCAGCCGGTATTGGCATTACCATTATTTCCTCCCTGACGGTTAGCCGGGAATGTGAAAATGGCTTGTTTAAGGTCTTAAAGATTCAGGATTCCCCTGTGTACAGACCCTTGAATATATTAACACTTGCACATACTTCTCAAACTAAGGATGAACGCTTCCTTATTAATATGCTTCATGATAGGGATCTTATCGAGGATATCATCAGTGGAAACTGTGAAGATGACAAAGACCTCTATCCCTGCGGCTGTCAGGAAGGATAG
- a CDS encoding nitrilase family protein: MLQDVRIGLTQFEAKVGETERNLQEITRIAERASSQGVRLLCYPECALHGYSPKDASDIADTLDSMAVGRLRECARDLGLHLLVGMIEKSPDQKKPYISQLIVFPDREPKVYRKVHLGRIEQHYFTAGDSFPIFEAAGVKFSVGICWDWHFPELSAIFSLKGAEIQFAPHASPVVSGDRKEIWKRYLGARAYDNSVYLCACNLVGPNNRDKEFSGGVLVFGPKGEVLAENQDTQESLFVVDLPAKPINTLRSPKRQSMRDTFFLADRRKELYRELLELEIEKMPHD, from the coding sequence ATGTTACAGGATGTTCGGATTGGACTGACTCAATTCGAGGCGAAAGTGGGGGAGACGGAGAGAAACCTGCAGGAGATTACTCGGATAGCAGAGCGTGCGTCCTCCCAAGGGGTCAGGCTGTTATGTTACCCTGAGTGTGCACTTCATGGTTACTCTCCTAAGGATGCCTCGGACATTGCGGACACACTGGATAGCATGGCGGTAGGCCGTCTCAGGGAATGCGCCCGGGACCTCGGTCTCCACTTGCTTGTGGGTATGATCGAAAAATCTCCGGATCAGAAGAAGCCCTATATTTCTCAGCTTATTGTCTTTCCGGATCGTGAGCCAAAAGTCTATCGCAAAGTCCATCTTGGTCGTATTGAGCAGCATTATTTTACCGCCGGGGATTCCTTCCCCATTTTTGAAGCAGCTGGAGTCAAGTTTTCTGTGGGGATATGCTGGGATTGGCATTTTCCGGAGCTTTCAGCCATCTTCTCTTTAAAGGGAGCAGAAATTCAATTTGCCCCCCATGCTTCCCCTGTAGTCTCCGGAGATCGTAAAGAGATTTGGAAGAGGTATCTGGGAGCTCGGGCCTATGATAATTCAGTCTATCTTTGTGCTTGTAATCTTGTGGGCCCCAACAACAGAGATAAGGAGTTCAGCGGCGGGGTTTTGGTCTTCGGACCCAAGGGAGAAGTGTTAGCCGAAAATCAAGATACACAGGAGTCACTCTTTGTGGTTGATCTCCCGGCTAAGCCCATCAATACTTTAAGAAGTCCGAAGCGGCAGTCCATGCGCGACACTTTTTTCTTGGCGGACCGTCGGAAAGAACTTTACAGAGAGCTTTTAGAGCTTGAAATAGAAAAGATGCCTCATGACTGA